In Oncorhynchus nerka isolate Pitt River linkage group LG21, Oner_Uvic_2.0, whole genome shotgun sequence, the genomic window cactaggctaccctgtcacccGAAGGTTCAGacaccaaaacaagccatacagatacccgccatgttgtggagtcaacagaagtcagaaatagcattataaatattcttaactttgatgatcttcatcagaatgcactcacaggaatcacagttccacaataaatgtttgttttgttcgataaagtccatttatgtccaaatacctcctttttgttcgcgcgtttagttcacaaatccaaattcatgaggcgcaggcacaCTTAGTacagacaaaatgtcaaaaaagttatattacagttcgtagaaacatgtcaaacgatgtatagaatcaatctttagcgtgtttttaacataaatcttcaataatattccaaccggacaattcctttgtctttagaaaggaGAAGGAACGCAACTAGCTCTCACAGCCACACGCATGACTGAGCCAGACCCCtgactcaaacagctcttattcgctcccccttcacagtagaagcctgaaacaaggttctaaaggctgttgacatctaatggaagccttgggaagtgcaatcaGAACAAATTTCCACTGTGTATTGAataggcaaagacttgaaaacctacaaacctcagatttcccacctcCTGGTTAGATTTTTTCtccggtttttgcctgccatatgagttgttatactcacagacatcattcaaacgaTTTTAGAAAattccgagtgttttctatctaaatctacaaataatatgcatatcttagcttctgggcctgagtagcaggcaattTACTCTGTGCactttattcatccaagctactcaatactgccccccatccACCTACAACGCATAAGCTTCATAAACATTGCATGAAATCCATGTAAAGAACTATGAAGTAAGCCTAATGGTCATGGATGTGGTGGGTTTTAATGTGAGCAGTACGGAGTAGCAGAGAGTGGGGCAGTGTATTATAGGAATTTCAGCCATGTAACTCTGTTCCTCCATCTCGTCTTGTGTTCCTGGCAGCTCCACTATCATCCTGGCCAACCTGGCAGCTGCCTGGTATTCATGTCACACCCTgcaaacacagaaacacaacacagccagCGAGGTGACGGGGATAGGGAGGGGGACTGGGTCCAGCAGGATGGGTCTAAAGGAGACCCACTGCTGCTGCCAGGGAAGTGGAGGTGATATAAGGATAGTCATAGTCAGAAGAGACACACAACTCACCTCTCATTACTGCTGGTTATTTGGGgggaccgagagagagggggggtagaaaTAGAAAAAGAgggtgagaaagaaagaaagaacaggGGGGTTGTGCATTTTGAGAGCAGCCGTTGTTTATGTTTGCATGCCTGAGTGTTCTCCACATTTTGGGGCAAAAGCAAGTCACATTGCTGATCTCCCCTGGCGCATGCTCTCACCATTTCCTCTATTCTACTTCAGGCTAAAAGTACATCTCCAGTATGTATACCCAAACCATCATGTCTTAGTTTGGCTCAAACTAGTTTGTGCTTACAGTACTTCAAGGCTCTGCGCAGCAGGGAAATCTTGTGCTAGCCTGCTTACAGTTTTACAGTGCAGCAATTTGCAGTGTAAACAAACAGCAACACAACTCACCAATCCCATGAGTTTTGAGGAGTTATGAGGATGGGTGGACTGCTCGGGGGCCACTCACCTTTCACTGTCAACTCAGTGCAGACAGATCAGATCGATCAGTCTGATGTCAGCATGACATTATACAATGTACCAGGCCTGTCCAGCTACAGAATACAGGGAGGTTCACCATGTGAGCAGAAGAACAATAATTGTTTGAGGTTGATAGGTGCACAGTCCAACTAGGCTCTGGTTAATGTTTGAATCCATGTCGCTATGTGTTATGACTGTTGGAGCATAAACACGCTCACAGAACTGATGACGATCATCAACACTCAAGTCAAAATAGAGAGAAGTTGAATAGCATACACAGGGGATGACATGAATGAAGACAACGTCTATCAAATGGGAAGAGCTGATTTCCTAAGAAGATGGTGGGGAAAGAACAGTGGGGTGAAAAGGTTTGTCATACAAAAACAAATCTGTACCACATAGACAAGGAAGTGGCCATAACATAGCACTGTTTGGTCTCTGCTTGTCCTTGTAGTGTGGGATAAACAGTCTCTGACTCAAgatctcctcctcagtctgctcTGAGGTCTTTCATCAATccaaggatggagagagaaggccaAACATTCATCTGTTTAGACCATTTCACATTTCCCCTGTTTTTTAAACAGTGTAACTCTccctgatgtgatgtgtgtgactgAAGATTGCGTCATACCAACTCAATGGACTCAACATCCGCTGAGAAATAAACTGCCATCTGGGAAATACTAAAAGAGCACAGGATGTTGTGGGTTATAGTTCCATTAGAGCCCCATGTCCATTTGATACATAGAGTCAGACTCCAAGATCTAATGCAGTGTAATAGATACAATATTTATTCAGAAACACAAAATAATTAATTGTCTGGTAATTCACAAAATTGTTGTGGTAGCTGTCTCTTGGAAAACACTGCGGAACAGGCGTGTGTTCAGATTAACCGATGTGCAAAGCAAAACTAGTGTGATTATCAGATTAACAGATCGTAGAATAGAAAACGTTTGGATGAGTCCTTCCCTGAATGTATCAGTTCCTTTCAATTGCAATATTCATTCCATTTTACAAAATAAAAAGATGATCAGGTGCCTAGACGAAACATTTTTGAGCCGAGAGTTCCTGAGACAGCATCACCAAATATGCAGTTTTTTTcttcttattttttatttatatattttaaatCTATATTCTTTCAAATATATTTTCCctatttattattttcccctaataTGTTGATTTCCATCTTAAGCAACAACAACACTGTATCAAAAACTATCTGTCTGCTACTTCGAGATGGTGCACAGCTGGAATATCAAGCAAGAAGTCTCGCTCTGACAGAAACCTTTATCTCACTTATCCTCTGAACACTAGTGGCTGAAAACAAAATGATACAAAAACACTGAACCATGATTGCAGTAAAACATCCTTTAGCATTCAATGCAGACAGAAACACTGTATACAAAGAGGAGCAGTTTGTAAAGTTGCTTATTAAACATAAGTTGGATTGGCTAGCTGGTGTTCCTTGATTGTGTGAGTGAGACAGTCAAAGTCATTGCCCAATGTTTGAAAAAGCAGATCCAAGTTGGTTTCTAAGCACATTAGAATACTAGAACACATGATATTCACACACTTACACTGGTTAAAAAAAATCAAGAAGAATGATGTTATTTATGCAGTGCACCCCCAGTATCAAAGGCATCCAGTCCATTGACACCACTCCAGAAAGACAAAGGAAAGATGATGACACTGTCATACACATCGGTGTGTACAACAATAAGATCCTTCTTCGGCACTAGTTATACAAGTCCACCTTAGTCTCTGGTTTCAGATCAATGGAAAAAAATGAAACATATGCCTAACTAAAATTGTCTGCAAATTTGTACAATGTGGCGTCATGTGAATGTTCATCAGCTGTATGCTCATAATTCCTCCTTCCTGTCCTCAGTGCATGTCCACAACATCGCTTGGTTTTCTGTTCTCCCTTGCAGACAATTCATTTCTCATTTTGTCAAAGAGGACTGCCCGATATTGGTTCCTCTTGTTAACGCGAGGCCCCTGCAGTGCTCTCATCTCTCTGCCTCCATGGTGACGCTGGCCTGTTCACTGGAGGCCTGCTGTGTGACGGCTTGGGGCCACCCAGGGGGAGGCACCTGAGAGGGCATCTGCCCAGAAGTCCACAGGCCCTGCTGGGTCTGACCTGGGGCAGAAGGGCCCATGGCCCAGTTGACCTGAGGAGGAGAGGTCGCCATGGAGGCTATGGGACTGCTGGCGTTGAAGCTCTCTGAGGCCTTGAGGCGGGAGAACATGGCCAGGGCGTCTGGGAAGTTGGGAGGTGTTGCTGGTGTGTTGGCTGGAGTGTGCATCTGTGGAGAAAAAAGAGAACCATTAATAAGAGAACATCGATCTGTACGCATTTCTGATTACATATTTCACTACTGACTTTTGTCATTACTGGCGCATTGTCTCCAGTTCTAATTGACAAGCTTGGTTTGATTTACCATCTTGACACTTATGTCCTCCCTCAACTGGTCCTTAGAAGTGCCTACATCATAATAGTTGTGGAAGCGAAAAGGGAAAAATATTTTCCCTTCGAAGCCCAACTTCGTCAGACTGACCCCTTGTCTTTCCACTGAATTCTACATCCTGCCCTGAGTCTGCCCTCTCAGCTGACACTAAAGAGAGCAGGCCTCAGGAGACTGCTCTGTGACTGCCAAACACAGGACCAGTCAGCCAAAACAAACACCATTCCATGAGTAAGAACCTAAGAGAGTCCAAAGGAATCGTACCTTCCAGGACATAAAAGGTCAAAGCAACCAGTGTTAGGATTCACCCCAACCATCTGAAGGCTACCATACTGTCTGTTTTCTCATCGTGTGGACAGGATATCCACCACATAATAGATTATGCAATATCTCAAACAGTCATGTGGTTTGTAGTGGAACTAGGGGAAACAGATACCCTCCCCTCCAAGGCACATGCTTGCCTTCAGAACAGGTTTTGACTTTAGGAGGATTGTCAGACAATTTAACTACATTTTGTTAATGAGAGCTGAAATATGTATAAGAAGAAAAAGATGTCCACAGGCTAATAAAGAAATTCGTATTACTTGATAAGAACATTAGTGGAGTATCCCACACACATGGATTTCTAAGGTTTCTATGGTGCAGTACGAATGAAtgagttaatgaatgaatgaacaaaCATTGGATTTCCCACAGGCATTAGCGTTGAGCTGCTTCAATAGGAACAAGACATGCCTTTATTCAACGTAATCATTTATGATGCGTAGTGAACCATAAAGCTAGTATGTGCATTGCTCAGTTCAGGACAAGCATGTCTTTGTACAAAAAAACAGGTCAGCAGCAGCCATACTAAGCATAAGGCTGGCTGCTTCAGAAAAGTAATTTTGCATTTTGCAGATCACTGGTAGCCTACATTTGCTTCAGTCAATAGCATTGCAATAAATTACAGCAATAAATTGTAAGTGATCATAACAGACTTCCTGTCACCTGACACACATGGCGGCAATAAAACAATGACCTAAGTGTAATGGTTGCGTGTCGGTGgccgggaagtcaggcgcaggaaaacaaacttggtataaacggagtcGTTTAATAATTGCTCATAAAACTCCAAAAAAGAAAATATACAAAAACATTGGGTACAAAATCACATGACTTGCACATAACATACAATAAAACAATCTCCGACAAgtacatgaggggaaacagagggttaaatacacaacatgtaattgatgggattggaatcaggtgtgaaggaagacaagacaaaaccaatggaaaatgaaaaaccTATCAGTGAAGGCTAGAAGGTCggcgacgtcgaccgccgaacaccgcccgaacaaggagagcgaccgacttcggcagaagtcgtgacactaagatttgatttagaattatatttttttatattacaTCTGCTTACAAAACGGTTAAAACTGTACAGCTGAAAAACACATATAATACAAAAGCCTTCCGTTATCTGACCACAATAACAAGACAGCCTGGTATGTGTGGGAGTTTCCACTGCTTTACATTGAAAGAGGTCAGCAGTGTATAAGGAGAAAGGTGTTGAAGGGGTCGGCTATGTGGACACACAGGGTGTGGGCCTCAGTGCGTGGCAGCTGCTCAGTCAGATCAGCTGGCTCtgtacacataaacacacaggaGACCGACCATGTATTTTCTCATCTGGAGCTGCAAAGTTGCTATAGAAACAGTCCTGTTTGAAAGGGATGGATCCTGTAATAGCAGCTGCAGCCAGGGAAACAGTACAAGAGAGCTTGTTTTAGAGAGTGTGGTCTTTCTCATCCCTTTTCCTATTGTTTATTGTCAGTTTGCCATATTTGTGGCTCAGAATAAACAATGGCAAACTGTACCCTGTACTAAAGCCCTGCATCCTACCAACCAGCATTGTCCATTTGAAACAAATGTGCTATTGTACACCAGGCAGTCTACTCTACCATTGTTCAAAGGGCTTGTAAACAGACACATTTTCTTTTCAAAAGTATATCCCGCATCAGAGCACATCTAAATGTAGACACTCAACGTCTAATAGCCATCCCAAATATGAATAACAAGGGTAGTAGTACAGTTTACAAAAGCTGTTTCTTTTGGACGATGTTATGAAGACTCTTTAACTGACTCGATTCATGACTGCCACAGACCTCCTGGCATCCTAGACATTGACTGGGACATTGTGATAAGCCACACGTCTACAATATTGCCACCAGCCTATGCCATATGAGCCTTAAAAACCCCTATGTGCATTTCAATCAGGAGGGACGTAATCATCTGTGGATGTAACATCCCATAAGCACGTTGAGTTTCAACACTGACCTCCATCGTGTGATCTACAAGATCAAATTGTTGAGGGCATCATGGGTAATCTGTCTTTAGTGAGGCTGCACCAGAGCTGTTTCACTAACTCACAGTCACCCTACACAATGTCTGTTTCCATGTACGTGGTCAACTGTCCAACGAGATGAACGAAAGGAAATTCAAACATCACGTGTCACGTGATACACAGCTTACATTGCTGTGTCCTGTATCAACAAATCAATCTCACCAACCTCCAACACAAACAGGTCAATGAGCAACCATAGAGTGAGTCAATAATTAACCCAACACAGTCCCTTGTTGTTATTATACAGCCAGGGATAGATTAATATACGGGTGCTGGTTTGTCATGTCAACTTGTTCAAGTGACAAGTGTCATTTTAAACCAAGGTCACGGTGCTCTTCATAACAACACAACCACTACTGACAACAGAAACAATACCCTACAGCACTTTCAAAAACACTTCCTTTAATAGCCGTGGGTGTAACAGAGTTCATTTCGTAACCTCACTCCCCAGCTTGAGATGTCTCCACATCATGTTACATGTGCATCGGGCCTCTCCTACGCTTGGCCTTTCTGCGCTGGTCTGTTGAAGGACACAGTGGGCACATACTGCATCGTAGTTAACCTGTCAACCAATTGTCAATGAAAGGGGCTCAACTTAACCTAATGCCACGCCTGACAGCCAACCCCTAATGTAAACAGACCACGCTAGATGTATTGCCAATGTCACTGCTTCTTATCTCATCTAATGTCTGCCCACATCCTGTTTATTTTCATCAGTTTGAAAATGAAAAAATGAAAATAGGAGCAGGATGAGATCATTGGGAAATGGCAGACCCAGTGGTAGGTTATGAGAGGTAAGGTTCTAGACCTAAATAAACTGATATCTTATTGCTCATGAAGCCAGATGTTGTTTCGAAGGAGGAAATCTATTGGCCAAATGGAAAATCTATATGACAAATGGCCTAGAATAAACTGTGCTAATGTCCTGTTATACATGTGTCAAGATTTTAACACTGTCATTAAAAGACAAtgtaggtacagttgaagtcggaagtttacatacacttaggttggagtcattaaaacttgtttttcaaccactccacaaatttcttaacaaactatagttttggcaagtcgattaggacatctactttgtgcatgacacaagtaattgttccaacaattgtttacagacagattatttcacttataattcactgaatcacaattccagtgggtcagaagtttacatacactaagttgactgtgcctttaaacagtttggaaaattccagaaaattatgtcatggctttagaagattctgataggctagttgacaacatttgagtcaattggaggtgtacctgtggatgtatttcaaggcctaccttcaaactcagtgcctttttgcttgacatcgtgagaaaatcaaaagaaatttgccaagacctccacaaaattgtagacctccacaagtctggttcatccttgggagcaatttccaaacgcctgaaggtaccacattcatctgtacaaacaatagtacgcaagtataaacaccatgggaccacgcagccgtcataccactcaggatggagacacgttctgtctcctagagatgaacgtactttggtgtgaaaagtgcaaatcaatcccagaacaacagcaaaggaccttgtgaagatgctggaggaaacaggtacaaaagtatctatatccacagtaaaacaagtccaatatcgacataacctgaaagaccgctcagcaaggaagaagccactgctccaaaacgccATCGAAAAGCCAGActtcggtttgcaactgcacatggggactaagatcgtactttttggagaaatgtcctctggtctgatgaaataaaaatagaactgtttggccataatgaccattgttatgtttggaggaaaaagggtgaggcttgcaagccgaagaacaccatcccaaccgtgaagcatgggggtggcagcatcgtgttgtcggggtgctttgctgcaggagggacttgtgcacttcacaaaatagatggcattgaagcaacatctcaagacatcagtcaggaagttaaagtttggtcgcaaatgggtcttccaaatgaccccaagcatacttccaaagttgtggcaaaatggcttaaggacaacaaagtcaaggtattggagtggccatcacaaagtcctgacctcaatcccatagacaatttgtttgcagaactgaaaaagcgtgtgcgagcaaggaagcctacaaacctgactcagttacaccagctctgtcgggaggaatgggccaaaattcacccaacttattgtgggaaggttgtggaaggctaccagaaacgtttgacccaagttaaacaatttaaaggcaatgctaccaaatactaattgagtgtatgtaaacttctgtcccgctgggaatgtgctgaaagaaataaaaactgaaataaattattctctctactattactctgacatttcaaattcttaaaataaagtgg contains:
- the LOC115104211 gene encoding UBA-like domain-containing protein 1, which encodes MDDLKHQVMINQFVLTAGCAADQAKQLLQAAHWQFETALSVFFQETNIPYSHHHQMMHTPANTPATPPNFPDALAMFSRLKASESFNASSPIASMATSPPQVNWAMGPSAPGQTQQGLWTSGQMPSQVPPPGWPQAVTQQASSEQASVTMEAER